A stretch of DNA from Cryptomeria japonica chromosome 4, Sugi_1.0, whole genome shotgun sequence:
TCAAACTAGAAATTAAAAAACTGTGAATAACATTGGTGTCTACATGCATGCGTAAATCTGTCTATCCAattgcatgattctataaatgtgATTGCGTGATGATGAGATCTGCTTTGGAATCTGTACAAAACCTACAAAAAGTGAAAAAAACCGTACGACTGTAAAAatcacatagaaaagagagaaggttaattagttgttgttcatgtcaggttcaccaaaatgtgctatgctcaaattcatcattgctaaataggaaacaAGTAAAATCGGGAAtgccttaactatctaagcaatctaaacataaacaaataaaataatacgtttaaaaaataggaatgtaaaatattaataaaaaatcccTATTCTATGATCGCATATGACTTTCATTGTTCTTCTCCTATTTGtgatatgatggctctcaaatatgaTGCTaacaacctacaaatgacacaaagattcaaagtttgtgattgttgaaaatggagattgaatgctcaatttatagatttttggacaagattgattgaaagatggaacaaattgatgaagaggtggaactcaggtgaactcacatgaaaattgatagttgaacttctgatttagaggtgaaacataatagattgaatagattaattgagtcaactgattgagaaagaGCTAAGaaaaaaaagggtgattggaggaaaattaattgatgacaaagaaagatttattttgaaaaagctaactaaaagatgaaaatagagattggagagataattgatttaattaattaatttagcatgtgcttgcactttgacttagattttcaatttaatctttgcatgagattttaattcaaataattgaatttattttaaattcaatataGTATTTGAATATTTagatcttgactttgattttcaatttgatttttgaaatcttgcacatgtaattgaaattagatgaaattagaagaattagaatttgaatttgaattaaaagagttaatgaaattaaatgaaataagaatttggggatttggaagaatttgaagaattaattagttaattgaataatttaaagaaactttttaactatttaactatttagaaatgaaattcaattaaataataaagatgatttgaatgaaaggattaaatcacaattaattaaataattaatatttaattaatatttagaaaagggttgatgatTAATTGATGAGAGATGgaaattgaaaatggaatttatttaaataataaagattatttaaattggggaattaatcagaattaattaaataataaatatttaattaacattagaaaattgtTAAAATTATTACTAATGATACAATTGAAATTTGAATAATTAATAtgattatgaagaaatatgaaattagaagaatatgattaattaacttaattaaataactaaagaattatttaatcaattagatgagtaattagtacatgatcaataagacattttaggtgtctacaactagtcatatgatttgagcatctagAGCCAATGATTCAAGATCTTGGTTCTACTTTAGCCTGCAATAAAGTCTTTTGTCTTACTGAACTTTTCCTATTATTCAGACCATTCACTCTATTAGAAATatctttattcttttattttatagCCAAAAATAGGGATTCTTCATTCGAGACATGACCATCCTTATCCTTAGATGAATGTTTCTCCATAGAATATAGGATCCTCTTTCATTTATCTCTATAATCTATCCTTTTCTTTATGTCAAAACATTTATGTCTACTCATTTTATCATCATCATTAGATCTCTTTTAGTCATCCTTATATGCACATTTAGAAGCATAATTAGCAATTCTaccacaataaaatcattttagggGTAAATTACCTTTGTagtttttagttcctctcttcagtcttcttacaattttttcttcaatctcatccatATTTTCACTTGCTTCTAATTCATCTTCAACCATCTTTTAAACTTTTAATGTAGCCTCTATTGTTTCCCTTTtgatgtcttccatctttgatatTTAATAGATATATAGTTATCCAAGGAGTTTATCAATTATATACTTATCTagatcatgacattcttcaatagTGCACTTCTTAAGCTTGTAGGGTTTAGCTAGAGTTAGAAATATCTTTCTCACAACATCACCTTCATGTATCTTTCAACCAACACCTCTAATAGAATCAACAATCTCATATACCTTCTATATGTAATTTTCAATACCTTCGTCACCAGCCATCTTTagaaatttatatttttgtttCAGATTCATTAACCTATCCTACTTTGTCTTAGGATCTCATTCATATGTTTGACTTAATGTGCTCAAAACTTCTTTAGATTATTTTAGTCCACTAACCTTAACAAATACTACATCAGATAAACAACCATAATTTATTGTTCTAGCTTTTGCATTATCCTCATAATTCTTAAGTTCATTTGGAGTTTGAGGTCCATCTGCTAAAGGTGTATAGCCTATTTTGACAATTTCCTAGATTCCACTCAACAAAGTTTCCAAATAAGATTCCATCCTCTCCTTCCAATAAAAAAAATTTGTGCGATGATCCTTTGAATTTAAATTACTATGTCATTCTGGGTCTACCTTAAGTGATTAATCTCTTCTAAGAGGAACCTTGTTTTCATATTAATTTTTGAACTCATCAtaagattgagaggggggatgaattagtccaCATTTTCTTAAATATATAAGtcaaattatataatatttaaaaattctACAACAATACTGAAAACAAGCTAAAGAGTAACAAGCTCTCATTTAGTATTGATGAAGTGCATTTCATAGAATATTAGAGATCTGGAGTCACTAGACAGGAAATAGATAGTTAGGAAGTTTGTTAACTAGCATAAGGATGCAGATGTCATCATGTTACAAGATTTAAAAGCAGTCAGGTTTACGTTGGAGGTCAATCTAGAAAATTCATCTTGAAAGACTCTATTAAGATTTGTTCAGACCATGATAAATGAAGAGGGGGAGTTGagcttctcatcaaatccaaatggAAAGATCACATTGTTAACCAAGGGTGCTCACCGTGTAATGGATCAATGTGGGCCTCACTGGACATTAACAAAATTGTCATAGGCGTGTCCTCAATTTATGCTCCCAATGACTATAGGGAAAGGACCAAATTATGGGATTGGATTGCCTCCGTCTTTGATATTTGGTTGATTATTGGGGGAGAGTTCAACATGATTGAAATTCACAAGGATAAATGTGGTGGTGTAGCTATGGAATGGAAAGGAGCCGAGAAACTGCATTGGGAAAGGATGAAAAATTGTAAGAAACTCTTTGACCCCCTACTTGGTAACAAGAAGGCTGTGAAAGGAATTTGGTTTACTTGGTGCAATTACCAAAGAGGAAAACATAGAATCTATTGTAGATTGGATATGTTCTATGTAGATAGAGAAAAATTCTCCTTTACACCATATAATCAAGGTAATGTTGTGACAGTATGGCCAGTTTCACTCTCGGATCATCACCCTATGGTTTCTCTAATTAGGTTCAGAGACACTCCAGCCAAGCAAGGGAAAGAAGGAGATAAATTCATCCTCAACGCCCATCTCATTAAGGATCCGGATGTGCTGGTCACCATAAAAAATATTAGATTAATCAACAAAGGAAATAATGATTTGAAATCTCATGTCAACAGATGGAACCAAAATGTTAAGAGTTGGTAGACCCTTCTGCAGACTATTGGGTAGAAAAAAGCTAAAGATTATAGATCGCGGGAGAAAACACTTACCGATGAAATGTACCAATGTGAAGTAGATGTCCAGAACAACCTGagaaaagttgaattatacaacaGAGTTTCTCAGGCTAGAGATGCTTTGAGGAAGAATCAACATGTTAAGATTAGAGCTGCAATGATCAGGGCCCGAAGTCAGTGGATGCAATTTGGTGACAAAGGGTCTAAATTCTTTTTCAATATACTTAAATAGAAACAGACTAGAGAAAACATTGATATGATATGGGTAGACAACAAAGAGGTAATGGAAATCGAAGAAATTAAAGAAgcatttttccttttctacaagggACTCTTCTCCTTGAAAGATTCCCTCAAATCTCAGGAAGCTAGAGAAAAATGCAAAGCAATTATTACCAAAAGGATTACTGAGGAGGACTCACAAGCATTGAAGAAGACTATCTTTGTAGGTGAACTGAAAAATGCCATTAGAAACCTTAACAATGACAAGACACCGGGCTCGAACGGAATGCCTGTTGAGTTTTATAAAGCTAATGAGGAATGGATTTGCCAAGACCTCCATGAACTATATTCTGAGGCCTATGAGAATGGTTCTCTAGGAGAATTTATCAATAAAGGGACTATTAAGCTATTACCCAAAGAAGGGGACAAGTCACTCATAAAAAAATAGAGACCCATTACTCTCCTCAATGTGTCCTATAAAATTCTGACCAAGATTCTCACACTCAAGGTAGAGAATGTGCTGCCCAATTTCATTTGTCCCACACAAACAGGGTTCATTAAGGGAAGATTCATCCTAGAGAATTTAATTACTAGTTGGGAGGTGATGGATTGGGCAAATGTTCTAGGGGAGAATGTGGCCATGTTTCTTTCAGATTTTGATAAGGCTTATGACAGGGTTGAATGGGAATTTATTTTGATGATGCTAGAAGACTGTGGATTTCCTGTGGAATTCTATAAATGGGTGAAGGTTCTCCTTAAAGATGGATCAAAACAGGTAGAGATTAATGGCTCTCTCACTCAGGTAATTAAACTCGATAGGTCTATTAGATAGGGATGCCCTCTTGCCCTAGTGCGATTCGTTATTGCTTCTGATGCCCTATTCTATATATTAAGAGAATACACCATATCCTTTAAAATAGGAGGTGTTATGCTTCCTGATGGGTCTGAACTGATTAATACCCAATTTGCTGACGACACTGCACTTTTTGTTGAACTTACAAGGAAAAACATGGAAGCCCTAGAGTGCAAAATTAAGTTCTTAGCTAATATTTTAGGGGCAAAAATATCTCATGCTAAATCTACACTGCTTGGGTGGAAAGAGGAGCCTCTGGAATGGTTACACCAATTTGGAATCCAATGGGGGGGGATAACAAGATTGTTAGATACTTGGTGATACCCTTTgccatctccccctctctcaaggAGATGTGGAAATGGGTTAGAGGCAAAATTGACAAGAAGCTCAATAAATGGAATAATAGATATCTATCGCTTGCAGGTAGAGTGCAAGTTTGTCAAATAAAATTATCCTCATACAACATTTACTACTCCTTTGTTTGGATGTTCTCCAACTATCAAATCCTAGAAATACAAAAAGGTATAAGGAATTTCCTATGGTCTGATGGGAAAGGAAATAAGAAGATACACTCTGTTAAGTGGGGGTGGTGTCACATAGAGAAGAGTCTGGGAGGGCTCGGGCTACAAGACCTGAGAATACAAGGGGTTGCTCTTGCTCCAAAATGGATCTTCAAGACATTTTAAGGCAGTGAACCATGGAAGATTCTGGTCAGAAACAACATCATGAGAGTTGTTCCTATGAAGGCTAAATCTTGGAAATATTTACCCATTTGTGACCTAGTGGCTAGAGGATTTGCAGTCTCAGTGCAAGGTTTGAGTGTCTTTAAGTCTATTTGGAAATCCTGGGAAAGTATTAGACCTTACATCACCAATAGTAGGGCTAGAAAAAATGACCAAATCCATGGGGAGAGGTCTATCTACTGGAACCTTTTCCATTCTTCTAAACCTCTCGCACTTACTCAAGGGTGCTATGCTAAGTCCTGGGCCATTAAAGGCATTCGCTGCTTTAAAGACATTATTGAGAATGATAGGCTTATTATCTGGGATACCCTTATATTTAGATATGATCAACAGATTTCCCAGAAGAGAACCTACAATATAGTGAAGCATGCCTGTGCAAATCTGTATTTGCCTAAAAACTGTAAGATAAATAATGAAAGATGTACTTCTCTTATGttgaataataattattttttttccaATATCAAAACTATTAATGTCTATAATACCCTCTcatatgatgaatctattataAAGTATAGTAACACTTTGTGGTATGTAGAATTCTTTGTGAAACAGTGGAAGAAGATATTCTCACAACCCTACTACACATaagaaatttttttgaaatggcTGATGAACATTAACAGACTACCATTTAGAAAAGATCATAATAATAGTGATATTTGCAATGTTTGTAGAGTACCAGAGTCTGTTAGGCACATTTTCTTTGAGTGTAATATTGATAGAGAAATTTGGTTATTGTTTTGTATTTGTATTCCTAATTAGATTCTTATTCTAGATATTCTCACTGGGTACATTAAGGGTTTGAAAAAGGATACTAACCTATTTTGGCATATTGTATCCACTGAAATTTTATGGCATATCTAGAAAATTTGAAATGAAGAGAAGTTCCAAGATAAAGCTAGGACTCTTACTAAGTCATTTCATGGACTCACTCTCCATTGCATCCTTTTGCAGGTATATGTTAGAATGATCATTGAGAAGAATAAATTCCTTAGATTCCTTAAAGAAAGACAAGCCAAGATGTTTGTACATGAGTTAGAGAATGGGTACAAATGGAGGCAGGCCGCAAAGGAACACAAGTCCATTGATTTAGCATTGGAGAGTCTTGGGATAGAGATTGGGAAAACCAAAGACCCAGTGATGGAACACATTCAGATGCTTAGCCAACTACTTGAGGGGAAGCAGGAACTATGGATGGAAGGCCCTCTAGGGTGGACCACTTGGATGGAGGCCTTTCAGGACCATGAGTAGATGTGATCTGGCTACTCCATTGCATTAACACACCCATTTGATCTAGCTACTTCATACTTCAGACAAAGTAGAGTCTTTTATAGTTTTTTATAGCCTTTTATAGTTTTTTTTGGACCAACAATCCATATGTACACACAACTGTAATCAGTAAGGTATTGATAAAGACAATCCTTTTTGTATCAGTTCACTCCTTATAtgcaatatataaaaaaaaacaatactcaaaagattaaatCATCAATAGaagaacaccagatttatgtggaaaaatgAATCCAATCAATCGTGTGtgcactaacacatcctccaaagtcaccgcCAAATTTAATGTGTATATAAGCATTAAACCATAGCAATAAGTTTGCCAACAAATATCATCCAATTCAAATTACCTAAAACAAATCTGCACACAACATGGTGAGACCCCTAATAATGTTCTAACTCATCGtccatgttgggaaaatggtgtcaaccttgcatttatataatgttactatttatagtaagttttcatttggacACGAATTGGTTCAAAACTTTTCCCAAAGATTTCaattggttagataagcatgtctgaaattttttattacaaatcataactagatttgaagatattaaattttttaatttttaaggttatgatgaaaattttaaatttaattttgaggatttTAGAGGCTCCAAAAAATCTTAAAATGTGGGCCTAACCATCTTATagagttacgaggtgatagagcacttcatgatCTTTTTTGGTGCTTCAAAGGGTTCGTTATTCGAACAACCAATTCACATGTTATGGCCTCCATAATTTTGGTATCCAATAAATATTAGATataaaaatgcatcagacacataaatgagctgtaaaagggaaaAACATGTGCttatgtgttttgacacatcataaggcatctagattggATCTATAAGGTTGGTTCTAATTTATTGGGTGGTTTTCACCCATGGTTTTGTAACATTGTTTAGCAGTTTCATgtgttgtatctcctatatatgatgtgcatgagatagaggttttgtgtaagagtcttatggctataaAGTTACTTCTGAATCTCTGGTTGGTGATACTCTCATGATAAGGTTGTTCTGCAAGtttattgtaatctgttattgattccTGGATATTGTCTTGGGAAATATTTGGAGTTTGgtgtttttctcctaaaagggttttcccatgtaaattaCTATGTTGTGGCATGGATGCTCATTATGattatttatattaagtttttgtaactattttaatgatatttaaaaaaaaattagtttccctcctctcaaggttagtgtaggaagttgttctgctacttagcttccttacactccaatgcatatctagaccaaaatatATGATCCTCTGATGGTGTGATGAAATTAGGGTTccatcaattaagataataaaaccattaaTATTACCTATTTAAATAATACATTAAAAGAGGGGAGTGAATTCAATAGATCTAACCACAATTTAATAAAGAAAAGGGCTAAAACACTAATTAAATTTACCAATTTGTTGTCTCCCTctttttgagttgaaatttggaTATAAATTATGAAGTTTAGGGTAAATAAATTGATAACTAAGatgaaaatataataataatagacTATTCCAAATATTTGACAAAGCCACAGATAGGGATCTAAGTAGAAGAATAAGATTAGAACCTAGTGCCAAACATTTGAGGTAAATTGTTGGGACCATGGTATTAGGCCATCCTAGTCCTATAATTCTAAGATAGGCAAGTGGAATCTTTTTTGGATCAGGTAGACACACTAGATAAACTATTAGAAGCTTGGGCAGGCTCCTTCAAAATCTTAACATGTTCGTCATGATCAACTCTATCTAAATCTTCAATCACAAGTAATAAGTCAATTTAGTGTACATATAAAGAGAGGTAAAGGGGTTGTGGATGAGGGTTTGCCTCGGGTCAAACTTCAGTTTAAGAAATAACCTTGAAATTGGAATGATAATTGCGTTAGATATATAATTGAATTGTAGGAAGATTCTTTCCTTTTGACAAAAAGGATAAATCTAAAATTGAATGCTTGTATTggaatgtataccttgatgaagctttcttgaatcctcacacaagggttttaggatgtcatgtagaatgtcttcatagaaatttttatgcaggagcatccctagttcttggtaatcttgcatcaaacaaaacaaatttattttcaGTTTGTTCATGTTTAGCAGTTCAACATTTCATCCtatgtttctttgcattttctcaccggatcttgtggagattGTTTTTTatcatggacatgttcatctaccttatccttggTCTGCAGGATGTTTGGATCTTTCCTTGACAAGTTATCACTTCCAAAATCTAAGACAATTTTCTGGATTATAACATTGGAACCGCTTGACCTATTcactattggtgaatcttgcaaaTCTCTTTCGTAGCTTGTAGAGCTTCAATTCATTATTTCTATTGTTCCTTGGAATATGGCCAATCTTCCCTTTGGTCCATACTAAATTCTATGGATTTTTTGAAGGGATCTCTTTGGGAGAGGcagaccttgttattttacacatttcatcttgttcatcaattATTGTTTCATCCTGGGTTGATGTGGATCacatttgatcatataaatcaaggtaattaagcatttagaatcacaTTTTAGAGGATAGGATATAGATCTAGAAGTTACGAGGTTTGAAGTTGGCTTGCATTCTTGCTAGAGCTGAGTGTTGTATAGCACACATATTTTGTACTTAGGCCTATGAGCCCATGTATTGCTGACAATTTGTAACTTATTTTCATGAGATAATAAAATCTCATGCATTTCCTGCATCAAAATTGCATTGTTTCTGCTATCTAACTCTTGCTTCATGATCCAGATTGTTCTCTTTGATGACTCTCTTATTATGACTCCACCAAGTGGTATGAGAGTGAGTTTTCATTCTGGATGTTGCAGAGTCTCGTAGGAATTTTTTGTGGGGTGGAAGATTAAAGATCCGACCTCCAGTTGCAGAGGAAatggtagaggtggtggagcaCATGAAAatgcagaccctactatgatggaaatgttgagaggaattgtagaCTGATTACAAGCTGTCGAAAAGGACCAAAGAAGAGgtcaacatgttgaagatgtgagtgatgatgaggGAGAAGAGGTACATGGAGAATAAGAAGTAAATCTAGTACAGAATGATCCatatgaagaaaggtttataagatCACTGTATAGAGAAAATACTAGACCACATTTAACCCCAccagattatgatggcaagttggattcaaatgaattgatataTTGGATTacagagatggaaaagtattttgattttgaaggcaccatGAAAGATAGGAAGGTGAGATATGTTTACACTAAGTGGAAAGgaaatgcatctctttggtgggaacatttgtaggttgatagaaaaacaagaggtaaagagaagatcaaatcttgggagTGTATGATTAGTAAGTTAAAATTACATTTTATGCccattgattatcaagtgaatctatttcgaAAGTTGTATAACTTGAAGAAAAAGGAATCAATTATGAAGGAGTATGCAGAagaattctacaagttgaatattagatctggACATACTAATGATGAAGTATAACAAGGttctagatatttgaatgggttatagatgtctatacaagatgaactcaatataatcaagttgcagagtgttgaggaatGTCCtaaaagtagaagagaa
This window harbors:
- the LOC131038833 gene encoding uncharacterized protein LOC131038833; the encoded protein is MDWANVLGENVAMFLSDFDKAYDRVEWEFILMMLEDCGFPVEFYKWVKVLLKDGSKQVEINGSLTQVYVRMIIEKNKFLRFLKERQAKMFVHELENGYKWRQAAKEHKSIDLALESLGIEIGKTKDPVMEHIQMLSQLLEGKQELWMEGPLGWTTWMEAFQDHE